From the genome of Tenrec ecaudatus isolate mTenEca1 chromosome 1, mTenEca1.hap1, whole genome shotgun sequence:
AGGTGGCAGGGGGTGTTCTGAGCTCTGCTCCCAGGCCCCACCTACGCTAGCACAGCAAGGCTGCTTCCGTCATACCCCAAAGATGCCAGGTCTGTTGTGTACCCAGCCATGGAAGCAAGGTCTGGAAACAGAAAACCCTGCTAGTGACTAGGCCCAAGGTGGCAGTTGCCCCACGGTGCCGGGTAGAGGTGAGGGCAGCAACTTCAAGCCAGCAGAAATCAGACGGATGCCTTGGACACATCAGAAAGATGCCCTGCAACTTGAACAGGGAGTGAACTGGGAGATTAGGGGAGAGTGTTGTGTGTGTGACTTCACCGCACTCCTGTGAGCGCCGCTCCCCAAATGGCTACTCCATTTCTCTGCCTGCTCAgggatgcctgccttcctgggcttGTGACTGTTGTGGGGAGCTGGCCTTGAGCCCACCCTTAGGAAGAGTCATGGGCCGAGCATCCCCTGAACTTGCCTAATATAGCCATGTCAGGGCCCCACGCACCACGATGGCCTCATCCCCCTGAGAGTAGCTCCAGCTGATGACTCCAGGCTCTAAGGGTGAGCCCCCGGGGCCCGGGAGAGGGGGGTGGGTGGAGCGGCAGTACTACGGAGCGACCAGAGCCATTTACAGCTAATGTTTGTATATATTATCAAAATCTTATGGAAAAACAGATACATGGCTATTTATACAACAGCAGATGGTGAGGAAAACGGCTGCTTTGGCATCAAACCTTCAGGTCCGGCTGCTGtctgctcctctcctcccctctgaagccccctccccaccagctGCCTGTCCCTGCCACATCCTCTGCCTCCTCTGGGCTCACAGGGAGAAGAATGTGGGGGTGTCCTCAGGCCTCCCCACTCTCTCCTGAGGCCCCACTCCCTCTCAGTCCCTCAGCCACTGTCTCACATGGGGTCCCACTACCCAGCAGCCTTGCCCAAGGGCTCCTCAGAGGTCTGAATCCTGGCCCGGAGGGCATGGGGCTGGGATGGGTATGTGGCCCCAGGGGACAGCTTTCTTGGATCATAGACTTGCCACCGCTTGCCAGCTGGGTGGGCTCAGAGCAGTGCCAGTTTCTCAGAGGCACGCTAAAGGGACTCTTCTTGCCCAGAAATCTCGGCTCCAAGTTCAACAACAAGCAACCACAGACATTTTGGGAGCGCCTCGGGTGGAGGAAAGAAAGCGAGGAGAGGTCAGGTGTCCTTTCTTGAGCGTGGCCTCCACCTCACGCTCTCCGAGTGGCAGAATCGAGACCTCCAAAGCAGGTCGGTCGGTCGGTCTGGAGTGGGGGGCCAGGGTCTGTGAGGTCCTAGGAGGTGAAGCCTGGCAGTCTGGTCCTACTGAAGCAGTTTGGGTACTTCTACCTGTgggagcaaaggagaggcaggttAGAGACAGGAACCGGGCTGGGGTCTCCAATTCATGCCACCCCTTTCCTTCTGGAAGCATGACACATCATCAATCCCCCTCCTCTCCATAAAAATTGGatcttgaggagctgataccaggggcttaagtggagagcaaatgttttgagaatgatgagggcaacgaatgtacaaatgtgcttgacacaatggatggatgtatggattgtgataagagtagtatgagcttctaataaaacgatttttttaaattggatcTCACCAGAGGAGTGCTGGAATGATCATGGAGATCTCTCCTTTCTCTCCTAATATCTAGCCCCAAAGCACGGGGTTAGAGTCAAGTTCCACCATCAAGTTAGAGGGGCAGGTGGCCCAGACTCTGCCACCTGGGCAAGGCTTCCAGGGAGATGGGCCTTTGAGGAGGAGGGGCTTGTGTATCCCTGTCACTGGCTGGTCAAAGGTCAAACTCTCCCAGGGAGCAAATCTCCAAAGGCCTTTGGGATAAAGATGACAGACAGGACTCCACTGGTGCTGAGGGAGAATTCCATAGACCCACGATGGTGGTGGGGAGCGAAGCTCCGAGGTGCAGAGTGGCGTGTCCACCTCTGGTACATACAGATTTAGCTGCAAGATGCAGGAGGGACATGTTCAGTGGAGTTAGGTAATGGAGTCCTTCAAGTAGGGATAACGTTGAGCCTTGAAGGGTCTTGGAAAGCATCTGCCTGGAGGCAGAAGGACAGACCAGATGACCCGAAGACCCCATCAGCTCTGCAAGCCCAACGCTCATGCCTTCTGCAGCCCGGCCTTCAACACGCCCCTGCCCTTCCCCAGTCCCTGTAGCCCGCGCCTCCCACTGCTTACCTTCTTGAGCTGCTTGAGGTTGCTGGAACGGATGGCGGCCAGTAGCTGGTCTCGAGAGTTCTTCTCTTGGGCAGGGAGCActctgtcccccatcttcctctgGGTCGCTGGTGAGAGTGAGTTCTTCAGGTTCTCCATGATAAGGGGTGGGGCCAAGGGAggcggaggcgggggtggggcagCTGGAGCACCCCCCTTCTTGGGTGAGTTCTTTGGAGAGGGCTTTGGAGATGGCTGCGGGGAGGGCTTGGGCGAGACCTTGGCCAGGGCGCCCACCTTGGGCACTTCCAGCAGACCCTTTCTCTCACCGCTGccaccgctgccgccgccgccggcctCCTGGGCCTGCCTTTGCTCCTGCAGCCGTTTCTGCCGCTGCTTGTCCATGTTGCGGCTGAGCAGGTTGGTGACGGTCATCCGGGGCCCCGCCAGCTCAAAGTGGTAGCCCAGCTTGAGCAGGGTGGTGTTCTCCTTGAGCAGTTTGGCGATCTCCATCTCCGTCTTGCCCCCGCAGATGTGGCGCTGGTTGTGGAAGCGGAGCTCGGTCAGCGTGTTGTTCTGCAGCAGGGCCCGGAAGATGGCCAGGATGCCTTTGCCCGTGATGTGGTTGGAGTCCAGGTTGAGGCTGGTGATGGTCTTGTTGGCCTTGAGCATGATGGCGATGGCGAAGGCCACGTGGTCGTCCGCCCGCGTGTTGGCCAAGGCAAACACGCGCACCACCGTGTTGAACTCCAGAGCCTCCGTGAAGCGGACCAGGATCTCGTTGGTGATGCAGTCGGAGTTGTTGACGTTAACCTCCGTCATCTCGGGGTCGTTGTTCCTCACTTTCTCCAGGGGCTCGTCAAAGATGCTGGGagccgcctcctcctccccctgggCGGGGCCATCCGCGGCCTGGGCGGGGCCTCCGGGGGCGGCCTCGCTGGCTCGCTGGGGTTCCTTGTCGCTGGAGGGTCCCTGCTTCGCGGCTTTCCCGCCCTCCGTTTTGGTGTCCCGGTTCCCGCTTCCTCCCTGTGCCCTCTCCTCCTGCGTCCTGGCGCCTGGGCCCGCACGCTCCGGGGTCTTCTGCTCAGCCTCCCtcgccgcggcggcggcggcggggctcCTACTTGGCCCCtttaccttggccttggcctcggcCGGGGCCGGCGGcccctcccctttcttccccgCGTCGGGGCCCACCCCGAGGCTCCCGAggctcccttccttcccctcccccttcctcgcgGCGCCGGCCCTGTCCTCGCTCTTGCCGTCCGGACCTGCCTCCTTCCTGTCCACTGCGGCCTTGACCCGGCCCTTGTCAATGCCCCTGATGACCTTCTCCTCCTTGGGCTTCTCCTCCCGCCTGCCTTCAGCGCCGTCTTTGTCTCGGGAGAAGCTTTTCTTTAAGGCACCCCTCTTGGGCTCTTTCCCCCCTAAATCAGAGTCCCGCCTGGGGCCCAGGGGTTTTCTGCCGGCCTCTTTGCCCCTTTCCTCTCCATTCTTGGCATCTGGCTTGGTCTCCACTGGTTTGCTTTCCTAAGaattcagaaaagaaaaataaacatgaaGAGCCGCATGAGGGCAAGGCATGAGTAAGGGGACCACTTATGTAACTGCCCTTGAGCCTCAGAGGGACAGGCTGGGACCCGGAGAGGTGGGTGGGCTTCATGGAAACCAGCATGGGAATCAGGTTCCAGCCACGGAGAGATAGCAGCCTCGGGATCACCAGAGACTGAAGGCCCTGTGGCAGCTCCTCCCGCACAAGGTGCCCAGAGTCGCCCTTCTCTGCCAGGCGCGCTGGAAGGAGTGCGCCCGGCAGTGGCAGGCAGAACCACACTGGAGCCCGAGGAAAATGGATGGCAAAAGCCGTCCTATTGCCCCTGCCTTGATTTAAACGTCTGATACTTGGTCCGTGATGGAATTTTTCACTCATTTTGGGTTTTCAGACGAGAACATGAACATACTCCTTATCTTGATGGTTCAGTCTGGGTGCGCTCCCTTCCATGTTGTGTCTGAGTGACATGCCGCACACATCTCACTCTAGTCCCGAATTTACTTCCAACGGGTtcagtcagcggttctcaaataCTGAAATTTGATAAGCCCCTTGTCAAAAAAAGTCTTGGGGGCACCAACAACATAGAGTTGCTGACATTTTATTTTTACGAATCGGGGTATTTGTAAATCCTGCCTTCCGTCCTGAGGGGCAGGGCGGTCCaatgggatgctcaccttccacgcCGGAGACCAGAGTTCAGTTCCCAGCCTCCAGCACAGTCAGTACCCATCGGTCTGTGGAGGCTCATGCGTGGCTAGAGTGCTGAAGAGGTTTCAGCCGAGCACCCAGGCTAAGATGGGTTATAGAGTCCTGGTGAGACATCTGCTTCCCGAAATCAGCCGGGGAGAACCCAATGGATCACACGAGATGGACGGCAATTGACCGTGGGTTTGGTGCAAGACCGGCGAGCATTGTGTTCCACTGCATCGTGGTGGAACAGTGTGGGGCCCACTCGAGGGCCACCAGTACCaactcaccaccaccatctcGTTGATATTAAGAGGAGGCCTGGCGGTGTGGAGGTTATGCATTgccctgctaacctcaagatcagcagttcgaaaccaccagaggctccgtAGAAAGACCAGGTGTTCTACTCACACAGCTACGGTCTCCAAACCCCACAGGGCCAGTGctaccgtgtcctatagggtcgctgtgagtctgcatgtactcaacagcagtgagaacCATACGGAGGTCAAGGAGGCATCATAGACTAAAGGACCTCGCCACTGAATGTGAATTCAAAGTACAAAGTATTGAGCTTAATTTTCTAGTAGTAGTTTTGCACCTCTCTGGGCAGCTCTGGAC
Proteins encoded in this window:
- the LMOD1 gene encoding leiomodin-1, translated to MSKVAKYRRQVSEDPDIDSLLSTLSPEEVEELEKELDLADPDRSVPVGLRQRNQTDKPPTGVYNREAMLNFCGKESKKLLQREMSMDESKPVETKPDAKNGEERGKEAGRKPLGPRRDSDLGGKEPKRGALKKSFSRDKDGAEGRREEKPKEEKVIRGIDKGRVKAAVDRKEAGPDGKSEDRAGAARKGEGKEGSLGSLGVGPDAGKKGEGPPAPAEAKAKVKGPSRSPAAAAAAREAEQKTPERAGPGARTQEERAQGGSGNRDTKTEGGKAAKQGPSSDKEPQRASEAAPGGPAQAADGPAQGEEEAAPSIFDEPLEKVRNNDPEMTEVNVNNSDCITNEILVRFTEALEFNTVVRVFALANTRADDHVAFAIAIMLKANKTITSLNLDSNHITGKGILAIFRALLQNNTLTELRFHNQRHICGGKTEMEIAKLLKENTTLLKLGYHFELAGPRMTVTNLLSRNMDKQRQKRLQEQRQAQEAGGGGSGGSGERKGLLEVPKVGALAKVSPKPSPQPSPKPSPKNSPKKGGAPAAPPPPPPPLAPPLIMENLKNSLSPATQRKMGDRVLPAQEKNSRDQLLAAIRSSNLKQLKKVEVPKLLQ